A window from Burkholderiales bacterium encodes these proteins:
- a CDS encoding acyl-CoA synthetase → MTRVNPYNVALDRNPANYTPLSPLSFLEWAAYVYPKRPSVIHGERRMTWAETYARCRRLASALQRRGVGEGDTVAVMAPNIPAMVEAHFGPAMIGAVLNTLNTRLDAEAIAFMLQHGEAKVLITDREFSPTIAKALARLEKRPLVIDIDDPEYQGPGERLGEKEYEAFLEEGDPEFRWSLPSDEWNAIALNYTSGTTGNPKGVVYHHRGAYLNAISNILVWGMPHHAVYLWTLPMFHCNGWCFPWTMAANVGVNVCLRRVEIGRMLELIRRHRVTHYCGAPIVHAMFINAPDELRKGIDHTVHGMIAGAAPPAAVIEGMERIGFNITHVYGLTETYGPAAVCAKHPEWESLSLAERTRMNGRQGVRYPTQQGMTVMDPKTMEEVPWDGETMGEIMFRGNITMKGYLKNPKATEEAFAGGWFHTGDLAVMEPDGYVKIKDRSKDIIISGGENISSIEVEDVLYRHPAVLAAAVVAKPDEKWGETPCAFVELKEGAAVTEEALIEFCRQNLAHFKCPKKVVFEPLPKTSTGKIQKFVLRERAKAL, encoded by the coding sequence ATGACCCGCGTGAATCCTTACAACGTGGCGCTGGACCGCAATCCGGCGAACTACACGCCCCTTTCCCCTTTAAGCTTCCTGGAGTGGGCGGCCTACGTCTATCCGAAGCGGCCGTCGGTGATCCACGGCGAGCGCAGGATGACCTGGGCCGAGACCTACGCCCGCTGCCGGCGCCTCGCCTCGGCGCTGCAGCGCCGCGGCGTGGGGGAAGGGGACACGGTGGCCGTCATGGCCCCCAACATCCCCGCCATGGTGGAGGCCCACTTCGGCCCCGCCATGATCGGCGCCGTGCTCAATACCCTCAACACGCGCCTCGACGCCGAGGCCATCGCCTTCATGCTCCAGCACGGCGAAGCCAAGGTGCTGATCACCGACCGGGAGTTCTCCCCCACGATCGCCAAGGCCCTGGCCAGGCTGGAGAAGCGCCCCCTGGTGATCGACATCGACGACCCGGAGTACCAGGGGCCCGGCGAGCGCCTGGGGGAGAAGGAGTACGAGGCGTTCCTGGAGGAGGGCGATCCCGAGTTCCGCTGGTCGCTGCCCTCCGACGAGTGGAACGCCATCGCCCTCAATTACACTTCGGGCACCACGGGAAATCCCAAGGGCGTGGTCTATCACCACCGGGGCGCCTATCTCAACGCCATCAGCAACATCCTGGTGTGGGGCATGCCCCATCACGCCGTGTACCTGTGGACGCTGCCCATGTTCCACTGCAACGGCTGGTGCTTCCCCTGGACTATGGCCGCCAACGTGGGCGTGAACGTGTGCCTGCGCAGGGTGGAGATCGGGCGCATGCTGGAGCTGATCCGCCGGCACCGGGTGACCCATTATTGCGGCGCTCCCATCGTGCACGCCATGTTCATCAACGCCCCCGACGAGCTGCGAAAGGGCATCGACCACACGGTCCACGGCATGATCGCGGGCGCCGCGCCACCGGCGGCGGTGATCGAGGGCATGGAGCGGATCGGCTTTAACATCACCCACGTCTATGGGCTTACCGAGACCTACGGCCCGGCGGCGGTGTGCGCCAAGCACCCCGAGTGGGAATCCCTTTCGCTGGCCGAGCGCACTCGCATGAACGGTCGCCAGGGTGTGCGCTATCCCACCCAACAAGGCATGACGGTGATGGATCCCAAGACCATGGAGGAGGTGCCCTGGGACGGGGAGACCATGGGGGAGATCATGTTCCGCGGCAACATCACCATGAAGGGCTACCTCAAGAACCCCAAGGCCACCGAGGAAGCCTTCGCCGGAGGCTGGTTCCACACCGGCGACCTGGCGGTGATGGAGCCGGACGGCTATGTGAAGATCAAGGACCGCTCCAAAGACATCATCATCTCCGGGGGCGAGAACATCTCCTCCATCGAGGTGGAGGACGTGCTCTACCGGCATCCCGCGGTGCTCGCCGCGGCGGTGGTGGCCAAGCCCGACGAGAAATGGGGCGAGACCCCGTGCGCCTTCGTGGAGCTCAAGGAAGGCGCGGCCGTTACCGAGGAGGCACTGATCGAGTTCTGCCGCCAGAACCTGGCCCACTTCAAGTGCCCGAAGAAGGTAGTGTTCGAGCCCTTACCCAAGACCTCCACGGGGAAGATCCAGAAGTTCGTGCTCCGGGAGCGGGCGAAGGCGCTGTGA
- a CDS encoding ABC transporter ATP-binding protein produces the protein MAVNGEIILETRGLTKEFKGFVAVDDVNLKVRRGTIHALIGPNGAGKTTVFNLLTKFLEPTRGTILYNGEDITREKPAQIARRGIVRSFQISAVFPHLTVLENVRVALQRRLGTSFHFWRSEKSLEVLDDRALELLAAVDLQDYAHTVTVELPYGRKRALELATTLALEPDLMLLDEPTQGMGHEDVGRVAELIKRVSANRTVLMVEHNLNVVAQLSDTITVLNRGQVLAEGSYEEVSNDPKVLEAYVGTAQ, from the coding sequence ATGGCGGTGAACGGGGAGATCATTCTCGAGACGCGGGGACTCACCAAGGAGTTCAAGGGGTTCGTCGCCGTGGACGACGTGAACCTCAAGGTGCGGCGGGGCACCATCCACGCCCTGATCGGGCCCAACGGGGCGGGCAAGACCACGGTCTTCAACCTGCTCACCAAGTTCCTCGAGCCCACCAGGGGGACCATCCTGTACAACGGGGAGGACATCACCCGGGAGAAGCCGGCCCAGATCGCCCGCCGGGGGATCGTGCGCTCCTTCCAGATCTCGGCGGTGTTCCCCCACCTCACGGTGCTGGAGAACGTGCGGGTGGCGCTGCAGCGCAGGCTCGGCACCTCCTTCCATTTCTGGCGCTCGGAGAAAAGCCTGGAGGTCTTGGACGACCGGGCGCTGGAGCTGCTCGCCGCCGTGGACCTACAGGACTACGCCCACACCGTCACCGTGGAGCTGCCCTACGGGCGCAAGCGGGCCCTGGAGCTCGCTACCACCCTGGCGTTGGAACCGGACCTGATGCTGCTGGACGAGCCGACCCAGGGCATGGGCCACGAGGACGTGGGACGCGTGGCGGAGCTGATCAAGCGGGTCTCCGCCAACCGCACCGTCCTCATGGTGGAGCACAACCTGAACGTGGTGGCCCAGCTCTCCGACACCATCACCGTGCTGAACCGGGGACAGGTGCTGGCCGAGGGGAGCTACGAGGAGGTCTCCAACGACCCGAAGGTCCTGGAAGCCTACGTGGGGACGGCCCAATGA
- a CDS encoding ABC transporter ATP-binding protein, with the protein MTSAFKPDVEMLRVSDLHAFYGESHILHGIDFVVNRGELVTLLGRNGAGRTTTLKAILGLVDRRTGSVMINGREAISLPPHRIAHLGVGYCPEERGIYASLTCEENLLLPPMVSSGGMSLEEIYEMFPNLKERRHSMGGRLSGGERQMLAMARILRTGARLLLLDEITEGLAPVIVQTLGRVLRQLKDKGFTIVLVEQNFRFAAPLADRHYVIEHGRILDMVSKEELEAKMDLLHDYLGV; encoded by the coding sequence ATGACCAGCGCGTTCAAACCCGACGTGGAGATGCTGCGGGTCTCCGACCTGCACGCCTTCTACGGCGAATCCCACATCCTGCACGGGATCGACTTCGTGGTGAACCGGGGCGAGCTGGTGACCCTCCTTGGCCGCAACGGCGCCGGCCGCACCACCACCCTCAAGGCGATCCTGGGTCTTGTGGACCGGCGCACGGGCTCGGTCATGATCAACGGCCGGGAAGCGATCAGCCTTCCGCCCCACCGGATCGCCCACCTGGGCGTCGGCTACTGCCCTGAGGAGCGGGGCATCTACGCCAGCCTCACCTGCGAGGAGAACCTGCTGCTGCCGCCGATGGTGTCGAGCGGCGGCATGAGCCTCGAGGAGATCTACGAGATGTTCCCCAACTTGAAGGAGCGCCGCCACAGCATGGGCGGGCGGCTCTCCGGCGGGGAACGGCAGATGCTGGCCATGGCCCGGATCCTGCGCACGGGAGCGCGGCTCCTGCTCCTGGACGAGATTACCGAGGGCCTGGCCCCGGTCATCGTGCAGACCCTGGGACGGGTGCTGCGCCAGCTCAAGGACAAAGGATTCACCATCGTGCTGGTGGAGCAGAACTTCCGCTTCGCCGCGCCGCTGGCCGATCGCCATTACGTGATCGAGCACGGGCGTATCCTGGACATGGTGAGTAAGGAGGAGCTGGAAGCGAAGATGGATCTGTTGCACGACTATTTGGGTGTCTGA
- a CDS encoding hypothetical protein (possible pseudo, frameshifted) — translation MKRKLMSVLVAAGLLAVNPAALAQQKISDGVVKIGVLTDMSGTYSDLAGPGSLLAVEMAVKDFVEKEKPNFKIEIVSADHQNKGDISANKAREWFDRDKVDVIVDLVTTSTALAVMKVAKEKNKITLVSGAASTPITNEQCTDTNVHWTYDTYALAVGTGRAVVEQGGKSWFFLTADYAFGHSLERDTRPSWRRWGARCWAACAIRSRPRTSPPSCSEPRPPAPR, via the coding sequence ATGAAACGGAAGCTGATGAGCGTGCTGGTGGCGGCGGGGCTGCTGGCGGTCAACCCCGCGGCGCTGGCCCAGCAGAAGATCTCCGACGGCGTGGTGAAGATCGGCGTCCTCACGGACATGTCCGGAACCTACTCGGACTTGGCCGGGCCGGGGTCGCTCCTGGCGGTGGAGATGGCGGTCAAGGACTTCGTCGAGAAGGAAAAACCTAACTTCAAGATCGAGATCGTCTCCGCCGACCACCAGAACAAGGGGGACATCTCCGCCAACAAGGCGCGGGAGTGGTTCGACCGGGACAAGGTGGACGTGATCGTGGACCTGGTCACCACGTCCACCGCTCTCGCGGTGATGAAAGTCGCCAAGGAGAAGAACAAGATCACCCTGGTCTCGGGGGCCGCCTCTACGCCCATCACCAACGAGCAGTGCACCGACACCAACGTGCACTGGACCTATGACACCTACGCCCTGGCCGTGGGCACCGGCCGCGCGGTGGTGGAGCAAGGGGGCAAGAGCTGGTTCTTCTTGACCGCCGACTACGCCTTCGGCCACTCCCTGGAGCGGGACACGCGGCCATCGTGGAGAAGATGGGGGGCAAGGTGCTGGGCAGCGTGCGCCATCCGTTCCCGGCCCAGGACTTCTCCTCCTTCCTGCTCAGAGCCCAGGCCTCCGGCGCCCAGGTGA
- a CDS encoding hypothetical protein (possible pseudo, frameshifted): MIGLANAGNDTINAIKQAAEFGITPKQTLAGLLMFISDIHTLGLKATQGMYLTTGFYWDYNDETRAWSKRFFEARKRMPTMVQAGDYSAVYHYLKAVKAAGTDDTMTVMAKMKATPVNDFFAKNGKIRDDGRMVHDMYLAQVKKPEESKYPWDYYHIRQVIPGDQAFMPLSESKCPLVKK; the protein is encoded by the coding sequence GTGATCGGGCTGGCCAACGCCGGTAACGACACCATCAACGCCATCAAGCAGGCGGCCGAGTTCGGCATCACCCCCAAGCAGACGTTGGCGGGGCTTTTGATGTTCATCTCCGACATCCATACCCTCGGGCTCAAGGCGACCCAGGGCATGTATCTGACGACCGGTTTCTATTGGGACTACAACGACGAGACCCGGGCCTGGTCGAAGCGCTTCTTCGAGGCCCGCAAGCGCATGCCCACCATGGTGCAGGCGGGGGACTACTCGGCTGTGTACCACTACCTGAAGGCGGTCAAGGCCGCGGGCACCGACGACACCATGACCGTCATGGCCAAGATGAAGGCGACCCCGGTCAACGACTTCTTCGCCAAGAACGGCAAGATCCGGGACGACGGGCGCATGGTGCACGACATGTACCTGGCTCAAGTAAAGAAGCCCGAGGAGTCCAAGTATCCCTGGGACTACTACCACATCCGCCAGGTGATCCCGGGCGACCAGGCGTTCATGCCGCTCTCCGAAAGCAAGTGCCCGCTGGTCAAGAAGTAG
- a CDS encoding branched-chain amino acid ABC transporter permease — protein sequence MEIFGVPLQGLMAQLLIGLINGSFYAILSLGLAIIFGMLNIINFAHGAQYMMGAFCAWIGLTYFGINYWWALLLSPLVVGLTGILVERAFLQWLYKLDHLYGLLLTFGLALVIEGLFRYRFGISGERYPVPELLAGGIDLGFMFLPVYRAWVVVASLAVCLLTWYMIERTKLGAYLRAGTENPKLLQAFGVNVPLMITLTYGFGVALAAFAGVLAAPIFNVNPVMGSNLIIVVFAVVVIGGMGSILGSIVTGLGLGLIEGLTKVYYPEASAVVVFVIMAIVLLMRPAGLFGKER from the coding sequence ATGGAGATCTTCGGCGTTCCCCTACAGGGTTTGATGGCCCAGCTCCTGATCGGGCTGATCAACGGCTCGTTCTACGCCATCCTGAGCCTGGGGCTCGCCATCATTTTCGGGATGCTCAACATCATCAACTTCGCCCACGGCGCCCAGTACATGATGGGGGCGTTCTGCGCCTGGATCGGCCTCACCTATTTCGGCATCAACTACTGGTGGGCGCTGCTGCTCTCCCCCCTGGTGGTGGGACTGACCGGCATCCTCGTCGAGCGGGCGTTTCTGCAATGGCTGTACAAGCTGGACCACCTCTACGGGCTGCTTCTCACCTTCGGCCTGGCGCTCGTCATCGAGGGCCTGTTCCGCTACCGCTTCGGCATCTCGGGCGAGCGCTATCCCGTGCCGGAGCTGCTCGCCGGCGGGATCGACCTGGGCTTCATGTTCCTGCCCGTCTACCGGGCCTGGGTGGTGGTGGCCTCCCTGGCGGTGTGCCTTCTCACCTGGTACATGATCGAGCGCACCAAGCTGGGGGCGTATCTGCGCGCCGGCACGGAAAATCCCAAGCTGCTTCAGGCGTTCGGCGTCAACGTGCCCCTGATGATCACCCTGACCTACGGCTTCGGGGTGGCGCTGGCCGCTTTCGCCGGGGTGCTGGCGGCGCCGATCTTCAACGTCAACCCGGTGATGGGCTCCAACCTGATCATCGTGGTGTTCGCCGTGGTGGTGATCGGCGGCATGGGGTCCATCCTGGGCTCCATCGTGACCGGGCTGGGACTGGGGCTGATCGAGGGCCTCACCAAGGTGTACTATCCAGAGGCCTCCGCCGTGGTGGTGTTCGTGATCATGGCCATCGTGTTGCTCATGCGCCCGGCGGGCCTGTTCGGCAAGGAGCGATAG
- a CDS encoding branched-chain amino acid ABC transporter permease, whose translation MEGRVGNGRVAEGVAAPAAGSRTIRLKGINRAHAAGWGLLVLAGLIAPFLVYPVFVMKVLCFALFASAFNLLLGYTGLLSFGHAAFLGWAGYITGHTVKVMGFPPELGILAGTAFAGLLGYIFGSLAIRRSGIYFAMITLALAQMMYFLALQFPFTGGEDGLQGVPRGTLLGIVDLSRMMNMYFFVLAVFLFGFWVIYRTIHSPFGQVLKAIRENEPRAVSLGYDVDKFKLMAFVLSAALSGLAGSTKTLVFQLASLTDVHWHMSGEVVLMTLVGGMGTVFGPVVGATVLVTLQNYGAELGEWVTVLTGTIFVICVLAFRRGIVGELTALYRRSGISLR comes from the coding sequence ATGGAAGGAAGAGTCGGCAACGGCCGGGTGGCGGAAGGCGTGGCGGCTCCGGCGGCCGGTTCTAGGACGATCCGGCTTAAGGGGATCAACCGGGCCCACGCCGCCGGCTGGGGGCTGCTGGTGCTGGCCGGCCTTATCGCCCCCTTCCTGGTGTACCCGGTGTTCGTCATGAAGGTGCTGTGCTTCGCCCTCTTCGCCTCCGCCTTCAACCTGTTGCTGGGCTATACCGGGCTGCTTTCTTTCGGCCACGCCGCCTTTCTCGGCTGGGCCGGCTACATCACCGGGCACACGGTGAAGGTCATGGGGTTCCCGCCGGAGCTGGGGATCCTGGCTGGCACCGCTTTCGCGGGGCTGTTGGGCTACATCTTCGGCAGCCTGGCCATCCGGCGCTCGGGCATTTACTTCGCCATGATCACCCTGGCTCTCGCCCAGATGATGTACTTTCTGGCGCTGCAGTTTCCGTTCACCGGAGGCGAGGACGGGCTGCAAGGCGTGCCCCGGGGCACTCTGTTGGGGATCGTGGACCTGAGCCGGATGATGAACATGTATTTCTTCGTGCTCGCCGTGTTCCTGTTCGGCTTCTGGGTGATCTACCGCACCATTCATTCGCCGTTCGGACAAGTGTTGAAGGCGATCCGGGAGAACGAGCCCCGGGCCGTCTCCCTGGGTTACGACGTGGACAAGTTCAAGCTGATGGCCTTCGTGCTCTCCGCCGCCCTCTCGGGCCTGGCGGGCTCCACCAAGACCCTGGTATTCCAGCTCGCCTCCTTGACCGACGTGCACTGGCACATGTCCGGGGAGGTGGTGCTGATGACCCTGGTGGGCGGCATGGGTACGGTGTTTGGCCCGGTGGTGGGCGCCACCGTCCTAGTGACCCTGCAGAATTACGGCGCCGAGCTGGGCGAGTGGGTGACGGTCCTTACGGGGACGATTTTCGTGATCTGCGTGCTCGCGTTCCGGCGCGGGATCGTGGGTGAGCTCACGGCCCTCTACCGCCGCTCGGGCATTTCCTTACGGTGA
- the etfB gene encoding electron transfer flavoprotein subunit beta: MKILVPVKRVVDYNVKVRVKADGTGVETANVKMSMNPFDEIAMEEAVRLKEAGKAAEIVAVSLGVAQCQETLRTALAMGADRALLVETSAELQPLAVAKLLKAIVEREQPGLVILGKQAIDDDANQTGQMLAALLGWPQGTFASKVELGEGRVRVTREIDGGLETVELQLPAVVTTDLRLNEPRYVTLPNIMKAKKKPLEAFTPEALGVDVTPRLKVLKVQEPPKRKGGVRVADAKELVHRLKHEAKVV; encoded by the coding sequence ATGAAGATCCTGGTTCCGGTCAAGCGGGTGGTGGACTACAACGTGAAGGTCCGGGTCAAGGCGGACGGCACGGGGGTGGAAACGGCCAACGTCAAGATGTCCATGAACCCCTTCGACGAAATCGCCATGGAGGAGGCGGTACGGCTCAAGGAAGCGGGCAAGGCGGCCGAGATCGTGGCCGTTTCCCTGGGGGTCGCCCAGTGCCAGGAAACCCTGCGCACGGCGCTCGCCATGGGGGCGGACCGGGCCCTCCTGGTGGAGACTTCCGCCGAGCTGCAGCCCCTGGCGGTGGCCAAGCTCTTGAAGGCGATCGTGGAACGGGAGCAGCCCGGCCTGGTGATCCTGGGCAAACAGGCGATCGACGACGACGCCAACCAGACCGGGCAGATGCTGGCGGCCCTCCTCGGCTGGCCCCAGGGCACCTTCGCCTCCAAGGTGGAGCTGGGGGAGGGGCGGGTCCGGGTCACGCGGGAGATCGACGGGGGCCTGGAGACGGTGGAGTTGCAGCTCCCGGCGGTGGTGACCACCGACCTGCGGTTGAACGAACCCCGTTACGTCACGCTGCCCAACATCATGAAGGCGAAGAAAAAGCCTCTGGAGGCCTTCACCCCCGAAGCCCTGGGTGTGGACGTCACGCCGCGGCTCAAGGTCCTCAAGGTGCAGGAGCCGCCCAAGCGCAAAGGGGGCGTGCGGGTGGCCGACGCGAAGGAGCTGGTGCACCGGCTCAAGCACGAAGCGAAGGTGGTCTGA